The genomic interval GGGGGCCAGGATCGCGCAGCCGGAGCTCGGCGATGCGGAACTCCGTCGCCCCGGTCTCGGCGATCGCCGCGCGCACCTGCCGCGCCATCAGCGCGCCTCCTGCGAGAGCGCCGAAGCTGCGGCACGGCGGTCGCGCCGTCGCGAAGATCCCGGCCCGGTGCGTAGGCTCGCGATCGAGACCGCGAGCACGGCAAGCACCGCGCTGCCGACCGAGGCGGCGGTGAGCCCGACGCGATCGACCGGGACGAGGAGATCGAGGACGATGCCGCCGAGCGCCTGCCCGGCCGCGACGCAGAGCATCACGCTGAGCACCCCGACGATCCGCACGGTGAGCGCCGAGACGACGCCGATCACCGCGCCGAGGATCCCGCCGAGCGGCGCCCAGTACGGGATCGCGGCGAAGTCGATCTCGCTCGTCGCCGCAGAGATCGCGAGCGCGATCAGCACGAAGACGAGCGTGACGGAGAAGTTGATGACGGACATCACCGAGAACTCGCCGGTGACGACCACGAGCCAGGCGTTCGCCGCCTGCTGCACGGCGATGAGCGCTCCCGAGAGCACGATCAGCGGCAGCAGCCAGGCGTTGTCGAGCTCGATCCGCCCGGTCGCGCCCACGGCGATCGCCGCGAGAGCGATGACGATGCCGATCGCGCGGTACGCGGTCAGCGGCCGCCGCCCGCCCGGACCGAGCCCTCCGGAGTCGGCGATCACCGAGCCGGCGAGCTGCCCGAGCGTCACGGCGACGCCGACGACGACGACCCCGAGCACCGGGGTGACGGAGATCACGATGAGCACGCCGACGAAGCCCATCAGCCCGCCGAGGAACCACCACGGGCGCGGCCGGACCGGCTGGGTCCGCAGCGTCGCCCTGGCCCGCGGGAACGCGCCGGTGGCCAGCGCGAACGCCGTGGCCAGCACGAGCGCGCTGCCGTGGTTGAGCGCCGTTGCGAGCACCGCGGAGTCGACGATGACGTTGACGTGGCCGTTCACGGAGGTCTGCGCGGAGACGCCGACCCCGGCGGCGATTGCCGCGGCGATCGCGATCGCCGCGACCCGTGAGCGCGATGCACGTTGCGTCATGCGCATCCCCTATTCTGTCGATCGTCATGCGGTGCTGAGCTGCCCGGTACGGCACCCGGCCGGCAGCGCCGCGGCTCAGCCGCTCGATTTCTTCTGGAACGGCAGGACGCGACGGATCGCCCCGGCCCGACGAGACGTGCGCTCCCACTTCGAGAGCCCGACTGCGGCGAGCAGCGCCACACCGTTGAACAGGTCGCTCACCCAGCCCTGCGCGCCGAGCAGTTGCAGTCCCTTGATCCCGACGGCGAGCACGTACACGGAGACGACGGTGCCCCAGACGTTGAAGCGTCCGCCTCGGAACTGCGTCGATCCGAGGAAGACCGCGGTGAGCGCCGGGAGCAGCATGTCCGGCCCGACGGTGGGATCCCCCGCATTGATCCGCGAGGCGAGGAGCGTGCCGGCGAGCGAGGCGATGATGCCGCCGACGACGAGGGAGATGATCTTGATGCGGTCGACGTTCACGCCCGACAGCCTGGCCCCGTCCGGGTTGTAACCGACGGCGTACATCCGACGGCCGAACGGCGTGCGTTCCAACACGAACCAGACGAGGAGCGCGACGAAGAGCATGATGAACACCGGCGTGCTGATCTTGAAATTGGGGTTCGACGCCGAGAGCGGGATGCCGCTCGTCGCCAGCATGCGGAAGCCGTCCTGCAGGCCGATGATCTGCCGATTCTCCGACAGATAGGCGAGAGCAGCCATCAGCACGGAACTCATGCCGAGCGTGGCGATGAACGAGTCGATCTTCGCCTTCGTCACGAGCAGACCGGAGACGATACCGATGAGGGCGCCGGCGAGGATCGCGAGCGGCGCCGCGATACCCCACGGCAGGTCGAGCTTCACCTGCAGCACCGAGACGAAGATCACCGCGAACCCCACCTCCGCGCCGATGGCCAGGTTGAACACGCCGCAGATCAGCGGCACGAGCACGGCGATCGCGGCGAGCACGGTGATGGACTGCGCGTCGAGAAGCACGAGCCAGGTTCCCGCGGTCAGGAAGGTCTTGGGGGTGACCAGCGCGAAGATCACGAACAGCACCACGAAGATGTAGAGCGCGCTGATGTTGCGGAACGAGAGCAGGGTGAGGACGCGGCTCCGTGCCGGCAGCTCCGGTGCCACTTCCTGCAGCGTGATGGTTTCCGTCTTCTTCATTTCGATTCCTCGCTCATCAGGCCGTAGCCCTCCATGATCAGTCGTGACTCGGTCAATTCGTCTCCCGAGAGCTCGGCGCCGACGCGCCCGTCCCGCAGCACCAGCACGCGGTCGCACAGGCGTACGAGCTCCTTCGCATCGGAGGAGCAGACGAGCACCGCGGTGCCGTCGGCGGCGACGCGGTCGACCGCGTCATAGATCGCGCGCTTCGCTCCGACGTCCACACCCTGCGTGGGCTCCTCCAGCAGCAGCAGCGACGGATCGTTGCGGAGCCACTTGGCGAACACGATCTTCTGCTGATTGCCGCCGGAGAACTGGGAGAACACCTGCTCGGGGCGCGGCGGACGCACCCCGTATTCGGCGACGAGTTCTGCGGCCTGCCGGCGCTCAGCGCGTTCGTCGACCGTACCGAAGCGCGTCGTGAGCGCGGAGAAGTTGGGCAGG from Leucobacter allii carries:
- a CDS encoding DMT family transporter; amino-acid sequence: MTQRASRSRVAAIAIAAAIAAGVGVSAQTSVNGHVNVIVDSAVLATALNHGSALVLATAFALATGAFPRARATLRTQPVRPRPWWFLGGLMGFVGVLIVISVTPVLGVVVVGVAVTLGQLAGSVIADSGGLGPGGRRPLTAYRAIGIVIALAAIAVGATGRIELDNAWLLPLIVLSGALIAVQQAANAWLVVVTGEFSVMSVINFSVTLVFVLIALAISAATSEIDFAAIPYWAPLGGILGAVIGVVSALTVRIVGVLSVMLCVAAGQALGGIVLDLLVPVDRVGLTAASVGSAVLAVLAVSIASLRTGPGSSRRRDRRAAASALSQEAR
- a CDS encoding ABC transporter permease, which encodes MKKTETITLQEVAPELPARSRVLTLLSFRNISALYIFVVLFVIFALVTPKTFLTAGTWLVLLDAQSITVLAAIAVLVPLICGVFNLAIGAEVGFAVIFVSVLQVKLDLPWGIAAPLAILAGALIGIVSGLLVTKAKIDSFIATLGMSSVLMAALAYLSENRQIIGLQDGFRMLATSGIPLSASNPNFKISTPVFIMLFVALLVWFVLERTPFGRRMYAVGYNPDGARLSGVNVDRIKIISLVVGGIIASLAGTLLASRINAGDPTVGPDMLLPALTAVFLGSTQFRGGRFNVWGTVVSVYVLAVGIKGLQLLGAQGWVSDLFNGVALLAAVGLSKWERTSRRAGAIRRVLPFQKKSSG